From the Ipomoea triloba cultivar NCNSP0323 chromosome 8, ASM357664v1 genome, the window gtaataataataataaccaaggacttCACTTGTCATTTTGTCCCTTTTATCCTTTTTCACAATTACCGAATTGCAATTTATGGGGAGCACCTATGAATTGCATTTCaacaaaatgaaagaattgtaattccttccAATCAAACATCGTAATTTATCATGATAAGAAATTAAgttgtaaaattacaattaaagcCAACCAAATAAGTTGCAAAATCATAATGTAATGATATATGCCACTTGACATAAAGGTTTTAAGATTTTCATATGACTTAACATCTACTGTTGTTAGtgtattttatgaaataaaaggtttttttttcttttttttttaaatctaagaGAATCAAATTTGAGTtcagctcacttgccacttgagctactgTATTGGATTAAGCCAAAGTATtaacaaataatgaaataagTCAGTTAAGTCATTTTATTTCAGGACTTATTTTACAAGAAGGTTGTGGTTTTTAAAATGTGTTTTactattgaaaataaaaatctttcttggaaagagagagagagagggataGGATGTATTGCGAACATTAAGAAAAAGATGGTCCGGACGTCACATGAAATGTCGTCCGTTCTCGCTTCTCACCGTTCATCTTTCTGGCGATCTGAAAGCGCGGGGCCCCATTGTCATCTCCACCAGAAAGTTGTGTATTTCTCCTTTTGTCGCATTGCCATACTTGGAGACTGGATTGACGGCCCAAAAAAAATCTCGTCTCGCAATTTCAAGTAAGGCCCTCAAATTTGGAGCATATTCCCAATGATCCCCGAAAATTTTCACCGGGCCCCACTTCCGGGGTCACAATTGCAAAGAAGGACCTCAAATTCGTAGCATATTCCCACTGACCCAGTGGGGCCCTCTGgggatccccatgaatcctccACCGCCCACGTGGCACCCCTCGTTTCCCAAGTTGCCACCATTGCTACAAATTGTAGCCGCTCTCTCCATGCTTCTTCTCCACCTCCAACCCGTGCTTCCACACTCTTGCAGTAGCTGCTATAACCGCCGTTGCTCAGCCGCGGAGTTTCCGGTGAAGCGGTGAGTGCCGTTATCGTTACCGTTACCGTTACGATTCTTCATCACTTTTGAACCTCGGTTAGTAGTGATAATAGTAACTGATTTTGAGAAATTTTCTGCATTTCTCCGGATCGCTTCAATCTTACTCTCTTCCCACTCATACCCAATTCTTTTCATATCTTCTAATCTCTTATACTCGTGTTTTTGCATGGTATTGATCTTCACTTCCCTGGAGTAGTATATAAGTACGTGGTGATCGATGCTTTCTCTTTTGATCTTCTTTTTCGATTCTACTTATGATGCTAGTTGCCTAGTGCATGTCAAATCTTGAATCTTGTTTTTCGGGTTCTTGATTCAATCTCTTTGATGGGTTGTTTTCTAAATTCTAAAGCTTGCTGATTTAAATAAATGGATTTGTTCTTGAAAAAAGCTCCAGTCTTGTTTGTGTCTGCTACTTTCTGATGATACTATTGAGCTTTATAAAATGAGGTGCTAACTGTTCCTTCTTTTCTAGGGTGTTGTGTGAGTGATGGCAACTATAACTGCCTCACACTTTGTTTCTCATGTCTGTGGGGGTGCCACTTCTGGGGAATCAAAAGTGGGGTTGGGTCAATTAGCCCTGAGGAGCCAAGCTGTGACTCACAATGGGTTGAGACCTGTGAACAAGATTGACATGTTACAATTGAGAACCAGTGCCAAGAAGCCCAGCAAAAATGGGAGGAAAAATGAGGGTGGAATGACAGCAGGAACTATTGTGTGTAAACAACAAGGGATGAACTTGATCTTTGTGGGATGTGAGGTGGGCCCCTGGTGCAAAACTGGTGGACTTGGAGATGTTCTTGGAGGATTGCCACCAGCCTTGGCAGTAAGTCCCACACTTCATTTCATCTCTGATCTGATGCATTTCCATTCTACTACTACTCCCTCTGTTGCATTTTATTTGTCCTACCTAGTAttaattggtcaaatcaattatttcttctttgtttatatgtacttttagtgtagtttctaaatatataaattttgtatattaatactaaacttaatattatgaaaatttgaattaaaaataactccaatCAAGCAAttgaatcagacacataaaatgggacggagggaatATTTAGCTTGTGCAGTTGTGGGATAGTTGTCCATTCTACAGTTTCATTAGTCATACATGTGATGGTTGAATTGAATAATGAATCATTGCTAATTCAGTTCTGTGTACATCCATTTTCCAGGCACGCGGGCATAGAGTTATGACAGTGTGTCCCCGTTATGATCAGTACAAAGATGCTTGGGATACCTGTGTGATTGTTGAGGTAGTCTTCTGCCATTTTTATATGTTTGTGCTAAATTTCTTCCATGCAACAAGTCAAGTATTGAGTGCTTTATATGTATCTTGCAGCTACAAGTTGGAGACAGAATTGAACCTGTCCGTTTCTTCCATTCATACAAACGCGGAGTTGATCGTGTTTTTGTGGATCATCCTATGTTCCTGGAGAAGGTTAGTATAGACTCATAATTTTCGAGAGTTATGGTGTATGTTACCAGTGAATCCTTCGACTGGTTATAAGCTACTAATTGACATGAATGCTTTCGATCTGTGCTGTTTAGGTTTGGGGAAAAACTGGATCTATGCTCTATGGTCCCAAGGCTGGGAAAGATTACAAGGACAACCAGTTGCGGTTCAGTTTGTTGTGCCAAGTAATGCATAGTGTCTAAGCGTTTATCTTAGGCTTCACATGAGTAAACATTATTTAACATTTCACTTGTGTTGGTTTCAGGCAGCACTTGAGGCACCGAGAGTTTTGAATCTTAACTCCAGCAAATACTTCAGTGGACCTTAtggtatttttcttcttctaggGGTTTTGGAAGTACTTGAGATTAGAGTGGGGAAAGAATTAACATAATAATcttttatgaaattgtgaaggTGAGGATGTTGTTTTCGTTGCCAATGATTGGCACACTGCTCTCCTTCCGTGCTATCTGAAAACCATGTACCAGTCGAGAGGAATCTACATGAACGCCAAGGTAATGCCTCTTCTGGATTGGACTGGACTGGACGGAAGTTTTCCACATTTAATCCTACCTAATCACAAGGACTATACTTATATGTGTTCCCGCTATTTGCTAAAATGTTGCCAGGTTGCTTTCTGCATTCACAACATTGCCTACCAAGGCAGATTTGCCTTTTCAGACTTTTCTCTTCTGAATCTGCCTGACGAGTACAAGGGTTCTTTTGATTTTATTGATGGGTAGGAATTAGATGCTTTTAGCTAAGAGCCTAAGATTATGAATTCTGTATCTTGATTCTTGCTGCTTGATCTCTGAATTCaattcattctcaattttgccaGGTATGACAAGCCAGTGAAGGGGAGAAAGATAAACTGGATGAAAGCTGGAATACGTGAAGCAGACAGGGTTTTTACTGTGAGCCCAAACTACGCCAAGGAGCTTGTTTCTTGCGTTTCGAAGGGTGTGGAATTGGACAACCACATCCGAGACTGCGGCATCACTGGTATTTGTAATGGAATGGATACCCAAGAGTGGAACCCTGCAACTGACAAGTACCTTGCTGTTAAATATGATATCACGACTGTAAGATAGTACTTTAATTTGTGTCTACATTCTCATTTGATATTGAATTTAGGGAGTTTTGCTCATTTGGAATTTTATGCTTTATAGGTTATGCAAGCGAAGCCCTTGTTGAAGGAAGCTCTTCAAGCGGCAGTTGGTTTGCCGGTTGACAGGAATATTCCATTGATTGGTTTTATCGGTAGACTTGAAGAGCAGAAAGGCTCAGACATTCTTTATGCTGCGATTTCTAAGTTCATTTCAATGGATGTTCAGATATTGATTCTCGTAAGTGCTATGTGAACTCTTAATGCACGCTTTTCTTATGTCCGTCCCTTTGCCAAACCGTGGATCTGAATTGCAATGATGAAATCAATCAGGGAACTGGGAAGAAGAAATTTGAGCAGCAAATTGAGCAGCTTGAAGTGATGTATCCCGACAAAGCTAGAGGAGTGGCAAAGTTCAACGTTCCTTTGGCTCACATGATTACTGCTGGTGCTGATTTTATGTTGATCCCGAGCAGATTTGAGCCGTGTGGTCTCATTCAGTTGCATGCTATGCGATATGGAACAGTAAGAAACCCGACACTTAGACCTATCCAAAACTCGCCTTTCATGACTCTTCCTAGTTAAAGTTCTAATTGTCaatataaatgtgtacatatatCAGCCGTGCATCTGTGCCTCAACGGGTGGACTTGTTGACACTGTGAAAGAAGGTTATACAGGGTTCCACATGGGGGCTTTCAACGTCGACGTATGTGATTCTCaacataatacatttttttgtctattaattatgttatatatcaTAACAAGAGGTAACGAAGTTTTGTTGTTGCTTGTGCTCAGTGTGAAACTGTTGACCCAGCGGACGTGCTGAAGGTGATAACCACTGTTGGTAGAGCACTTGCAATTTACGGAACCCTTGCATTCACTGAAATGATCAAGAACTGCATGTCACAAGAGCTCTCGTGGAAGGTAGGCATTCGCCcttgttgagcataaataatatataaacgtaaatgtgcagtccaactatcagcttaggcttttagttgagatggagcacatgcttcaatttggtatcaaagtcatGCAAAAAGTCATGGGTTCAAAGCCGCTAATTGGTTTTCGTTGCAGGGACCTGCCAAGAATTGGGAAACAGTGCTGTTGAGCTTAGGAGTTGCTGGTAGCGAGCCCGGGCTTGAAGGAGACGAAATTGCACCACTTGCAAAGGAAAACGTCGCCACTCCATGAAAACTATGGTTTCATAAGCTGGCATATGAAGCTAATAAAGTTTTTATATATGTTGAAAGAGCAGAGGGGTTTTGGTGCTCTTGAGCATTATGAGGGTGATGAAAGAGCCAATGGGGGACTCTTTATTGTTTTTTGGTATGCCCAGGTGGTAGTAAATAGAGAGTTCAAACTAACTAGCTTGGTGTTTTAAGACATTGGGAACTTGCACTTCAGCAGActaaatgtataatataaataagCAATGGCCTCTTGTGGTTTTGTGCTTTGATTTCCAGCAACTTGTGATGATTTTGCTATATAGATCTGGATTCATTCTACCTTTAGCACACTGCATTTAGAATGCTGATACTTAAGTCATAGCATTCATTAGGTATTTCTAGAATCTGAATTCAAAGGCAAGATATAAGACaaggataaactacaaataagtcatcgtaCTATTTGAGAACAAACAATtatgccatcgaacttgaaTAACTCTTAAATAAGCTATTGAActcagaaaaacaaagcaattaagtcattgaaatcggaaaaaaaaaaaaaaaagcaattaattcattttttaaatttttagcgCAACTTTCGACACCGATGACGACACTTGTTGCCGATCGCGGTATTTGGCGAGGGCGATCAGATCTGGCCGCCTTCTCCGGCGAAGACAAGAGACAACCATTTCTAGTCGCCTCACCGAATATTCGCGGTATTTGGCGAGGGCGATCAGATCTGGCCGCCTTCTCCGGCGAAGACAAGAGACAACCATTTCTAGTCGCCTCACCGAATATTATCATAGtactttatttgtatatataaaatacattatttgaaagtacataactttttatatattatcaaataatgtacgtttaatatattaaaaatatatattacatttatggtccacacaactatgtagacatgatccacacaataatttgccatataagaaaatgaaataaaatgtgCAACCAATATGAAATCCATGGGGTTTAAACTGTGCAATAATTCAATATCAGAGTAGGAAATTCCCCAGCTCCCCATTAAATGGTTTTTCTACCCCCCAACATTCCTACAAGCCTGCTGATAATGCCATTTTTCAAAAGAATACAGTAATAAATACGGAGCCATATGAAAATGCAAGCATATTATGCCTTTTGAATaaagataaataattaattcttaAATCTGAAAAACGGCCCCTGCTAGTCTACAATACTACAACTCTTGCTTCCATTAAGACTCGCCCCTATCCCTCTGTGCCCTAGCTGCTCCACAAAACTGCATTTCCTTCTGTCTCCTACTCCTAGGTGCTCCAGAGAACTGCTTCACCTTAAAGCATGCCTTTATTATCTCCCGGCAAGGCGGCAAACCAATTGAGCTACAACTTTGTGTATGCCCGATTGGTGTGTAATATTGCTCGAGTTGATAGTTCCGTCATAGAAGTGAAGCGCCAGATAATAGATTATGGCAAACAGACGTTAAGCAAAAGCCTTCATGATGTATGATTGTGGGATGGTCCTCCAGTCGTTCCGTTTTCTTGCACCTTAACTCGTTGGTAGAAGAGCACATAGGCAGCTGATGTCTTTATATCAGACTCGGCAACAGAAGAAACATGGGAGTCGTCAAAATGATACCATTTGTTCTCATCGACTAACTGCAAAaagatttgaaataaaatacCATGATGATTTAGCGATAAAATCGAGCTGATCATGAAACACCTAGGTACAACATACAGCTTCCCCAATCAAAAACAAGTGTATAAACATATAAATGATGAGTTCTAGAACAAAAGGGTTTAATGCATTTACCTTGCAGTAAGCAGAGTAATGCCCACCACCTAGGCTACCATAATGATTACTGACGGCAAACAACTCATAAACATGTGCGCCGTCAGATGCAGTCTTACTCTTCACATATTTGCTTAGATCAAGATTGTGAATGGGGAAGTTCACAAAGGTATCAATCTTGTTCTTCAGCCATCGACTATACGAGAAACGCTTCAAGTGAAAGACAAGTATATCAGGCAGCCTCCACAAATCTAACTTCTTGGTTGCTTGTCTATGTTCCTTGCAGCGAGGGCAATACCTGCATTAGAAGTGGCAAAGCACAACAATAAGATTAATAGGGAAAATTTTGAGCACAAAAATCTTCTGCAACACGAGTACCTTCTAACTTACCACATATCATCAGGTCCCAAAGGTTCTTCCTTCAAGAATGCCTCCAAACAGGAAAATAAGGAAATAGCCTCTGGCTTAGTTTTTTTCACAGTGAGTCCGCTTTTGTGTACTTCAGGAAGATCCTTCAAATAGCTGGGATCAAATGATTCGTGCTCTTTGTCAGTCCAGTCCAGAAACACCTTTACAATTCCACCAGTTCCATGTTTTATTGGTGTATCATTCACAATTGGCCGGCAGCTTGAACCCCGCTCATCTGTTATACAAAGATGAAATGACAACTCACTGCGAGAACTTCCTTCGGGTTCTATATCATCTGCAGATTTAACAATAGAACCAGACTGGGTGCTAAAGTTGTTCCCTGGTTCTATAACTTCTGAGGCAGAGCCATTTTCCCCATCCCCAAGATCATGTGTCTTGAAGTATGATTTTCTTCTTAAAGGAGAAAGCATTCTGTCAACAGCAAGATCAATATTGACTCCAGTCGCAGGTTCCTCCAAGAAAGTAACAAGTGGTGTCAAGAAGAGCTTCCTCTCTCCAGCCTTCGAGCTGTCTATGCTACATCTACAATAGGAGCATACTACTATCATGATGTGATATGGAttacatttattaaaaaaaaaaaaaaaaaaaNTGGTGTGTAATATTGCTCGAGTTGATAGTTCCGTCATAGAAGTGAAGCGCCAGATAATAGATTATGGCAAACAGACGTTAAGCAAAAGCCTTCATGATGTATGATTGTGGGATGGTCCTCCAGTCGTTCCGTTTTCTTGCACCTTAACTCGTTGGTAGAAGAGCACATAGGCAGCTGATGTCTTTATATCAGACTCGGCAACAGAAGAAACATGGGAGTCGTCAAAATGATACCATTTGTTCTCATCGACTAACTGCAAAaagatttgaaataaaatacCATGATGATTTAGCGATAAAATCGAGCTGATCATGAAACACCTAGGTACAACATACAGCTTCCCCAATCAAAAACAAGTGTATAAACATATAAATGATGAGTTCTAGAACAAAAGGGTTTAATGCATTTACCTTGCAGTAAGCAGAGTAATGCCCACCACCTAGGCTACCATAATGATTACTGACGGCAAACAACTCATAAACATGTGCGCCGTCAGATGCAGTCTTACTCTTCACATATTTGCTTAGATCAAGATTGTGAATGGGGAAGTTCACAAAGGTATCAATCTTGTTCTTCAGCCATCGACTATACGAGAAACGCTTCAAGTGAAAGACAAGTATATCAGGCAGCCTCCACAAATCTAACTTCTTGGTTGCTTGTCTATGTTCCTTGCAGCGAGGGCAATACCTGCATTAGAAGTGGCAAAGCACAACAATAAGATTAATAGGGAAAATTTTGAGCACAAAAATCTTCTGCAACACGAGTACCTTCTAACTTACCACATATCATCAGGTCCCAAAGGTTCTTCCTTCAAGAATGCCTCCAAACAGGAAAATAAGGAAATAGCCTCTGGCTTAGTTTTTTTCACAGTGAGTCCGCTTTTGTGTACTTCAGGAAGATCCTTCAAATAGCTGGGATCAAATGATTCGTGCTCTTTGTCAGTCCAGTCCAGAAACACCTTTACAATTCCACCAGTTCCATGTTTTATTGGTGTATCATTCACAATTGGCCGGCAGCTTGAACCCCGCTCATCTGTTATACAAAGATGAAATGACAACTCACTGCGAGAACTTCCTTCGGGTTCTATATCATCTGCAGATTTAACAATAGAACCAGACTGGGTGCTAAAGTTGTTCCCTGGTTCTATAACTTCTGAGGCAGAGCCATTTTCCCCATCCCCAAGATCATGTGTCTTGAAGTATGATTTTCTTCTTAAAGGAGAAAGCATTCTGTCAACAGCAAGATCAATATTGACTCCAGTCGCAGGTTCCTCCAAGAAAGTAACAAGTGGTGTCAAGAAGAGCTTCCTCTCTCCAGCCTTCGAGCTGTCTATGCTACATCTACAATAGGAGCATACTACTATCATGATGTGATATGGAttacatttattaaaaaaaaaaaaaaaaaaagacatttgtatgtatgtatatatgtgtgtacatTGATAtgcatacataaatatatacatagagAAAGAAATAGGATGAGTACGAGGAACTACTGAAAATGTATATCTCCCAATGACAAAAGAAAAGATTGAATGTTCTATCACATCAATGTGCAAAACCAAGAGCCTAAGCTTACTTTTCCAGGAATCGGTGGCAAATCTCCAGTTTTGTTAATCTTGCTGCTCTTTTGGGAAGTCTATAGGCAACAATATGTTCATCATCTTTAATTGAATGCAACTGATCA encodes:
- the LOC116027359 gene encoding granule-bound starch synthase 1, chloroplastic/amyloplastic — protein: MATITASHFVSHVCGGATSGESKVGLGQLALRSQAVTHNGLRPVNKIDMLQLRTSAKKPSKNGRKNEGGMTAGTIVCKQQGMNLIFVGCEVGPWCKTGGLGDVLGGLPPALAARGHRVMTVCPRYDQYKDAWDTCVIVELQVGDRIEPVRFFHSYKRGVDRVFVDHPMFLEKVWGKTGSMLYGPKAGKDYKDNQLRFSLLCQAALEAPRVLNLNSSKYFSGPYGEDVVFVANDWHTALLPCYLKTMYQSRGIYMNAKVAFCIHNIAYQGRFAFSDFSLLNLPDEYKGSFDFIDGYDKPVKGRKINWMKAGIREADRVFTVSPNYAKELVSCVSKGVELDNHIRDCGITGICNGMDTQEWNPATDKYLAVKYDITTVMQAKPLLKEALQAAVGLPVDRNIPLIGFIGRLEEQKGSDILYAAISKFISMDVQILILGTGKKKFEQQIEQLEVMYPDKARGVAKFNVPLAHMITAGADFMLIPSRFEPCGLIQLHAMRYGTPCICASTGGLVDTVKEGYTGFHMGAFNVDCETVDPADVLKVITTVGRALAIYGTLAFTEMIKNCMSQELSWKGPAKNWETVLLSLGVAGSEPGLEGDEIAPLAKENVATP